A genomic region of Gossypium hirsutum isolate 1008001.06 chromosome D01, Gossypium_hirsutum_v2.1, whole genome shotgun sequence contains the following coding sequences:
- the LOC107922257 gene encoding AT-rich interactive domain-containing protein 5 isoform X1, with protein MEDTEMLEQQLPEASQVNLVDTAVQEQQSSPPTKDQNANETIADTTSTLPTDVNMTDNPPMPVKPDNISSNGANTDPSDAPPAEPLEQKVNGDATPLRSLAPESGPEKVEKSKSWLLDPEMGEADEAGTPEERAAFMKELESFYKDRSLEFKPPKFYGEPLNCLKLWRAVIKLGGYEVVTASKLWRQVGESFHPPKTCTTVSWTFRIFYEKALLEYEKYKRENGEIQLPASSLPHASGEKESSGFLALGSGRARRDAAARAMQGWHAQRSVGYGEITEPIVKEKIMGSAPKRERHLKSIGLQKQKMPISAELDKSAHDKQLITEIVDVGTPADWVKINVRETQDCFEVYALVPGLLREEVRVQSDPAGRVVITGQPEQVDNPWGITPFKKVVNLPSRIDPLLTTAVVSLHGRLLVRVPFEQGSAA; from the exons ATGGAAGATACCGAAATGTTGGAACAGCAGCTGCCTGAGGCTTCCCAAGTTAACCTTGTTGATACTGCTGTCCAAGAGCAACAGTCCTCACCCCCCACTAAGGATCAAAATGCCAATGAAACAATTGCTGATACAACTTCAACCTTGCCCACTGATGTTAACATGACTGATAATCCTCCTATGCCCGTTAAACCTGATAACATATCTTCCAATGGTGCTAATACCGATCCTTCTGATGCTCCTCCTGCTGAACCATTGGAGCAGAAAGTCAATGGAGATGCTACTCCCCTTCGCTCTCTTGCGCCTGAATCTGGACCTGAGAAGGTGGAGAAATCAAAGAGTTGGTTGCTTGATCCTGAG ATGGGGGAGGCTGATGAAGCTGGAACACCAGAGGAGCGAGCAGCATTCATGAAGGAGCTGGAAAGTTTCTATAAGGATAGGTCATTGGAATTCAAGCCCCCTAAATTTTATGGAGAACCGCTAAACTGCCTTAA GTTGTGGAGAGCAGTTATTAAATTGGGTGGCTACGAAGTG GTTACTGCATCAAAGTTATGGCGGCAAGTGGGAGAATCTTTCCACCCCCCAAA GACCTGCACAACTGTCTCTTGGACATTCCGCATATTTTACGAGAAG GCACTGTTAGAATATGAAAAGTATAAGAGAGAGAATGGTGAGATTCAACTTCCTGCTTCTTCACTCCCTCATGCAAGTGGTGAAAAGGAG TCAAGTGGTTTCCTAGCCTTGGGGTCAGGTAGGGCACGCAGGGATGCTGCAGCTCGTGCAATGCAGGGTTGGCATGCTCAACGTTCTGTTGGATATGGTGAGATTACCGAGCCCATTGTGAAG GAGAAAATCATGGGTTCTGCTCCGAAACGTGAAAGACATCTCAAAAGTATTG GTTTGCAGAAGCAGAAGATGCCAATAAGCGCAGAGCTTGATAAATCTGCACATGATAAGCA ACTGATCACTGAAATTGTTGATGTTGGAACCCCTGCTGATTGGGTGAAGATCAATGTCCGTGAAACT CAGGATTGCTTTGAGGTATATGCTCTGGTCCCTGGGCTTCTGCGTGAGGAG GTACGAGTTCAATCAGATCCCGCTGGACGTGTGGTTATCACTGGCCAACCAGAGCAAGTTGACAATCCTTGGGGTATCACGCCCTTTAAGAag GTAGTGAACTTACCATCGAGAATTGATCCGCTTCTGACAACTGCTGTTGTGAGCTTGCATGGTCGACTCCTTGTTCGTGTCCCTTTTGAGCAGGGATCAGCAGCTTGA
- the LOC107922223 gene encoding RNA-binding protein 38 isoform X2: MAFQQILGPSSGSSSSSGFQYMNSPFGDTTYTKVFVGGLAWETQSETMRRYFEQFGEIVEAVVITDKNTGRSKGYGFVTFRDPESARRACADPTPIIDGRRANCNLASLGRPRPPVPYGRLRPPSPYIGGVPRGAYVGSIGYQPPLPYNYQQGLMYPSYGYATYGPEYVYPQGAYNPYVAQQYLQIYGVPGAVNPVIYPYGQLGQTVPSGHGYTAVQGYAMPSHQIVQFGGAVANAITTSPMPTIQTPYPGGIAASVPTQPQFIVTTPQFMQGSGSDQTTG; the protein is encoded by the exons ATGGCGTTTCAGCAAATTCTGGGTCCGAGCTCGGGGTCGAGTTCGAGTTCTGGCTTCCAATACATGAATTCCCCTTTTGGAGATACCACATACACCAAGGTCTTTGTTGGGGGACTCGCTTGGGAAACTCAAAGCGAAACCATGCGCCGATATTTCGAGCAGTTTGGTGAAATCGTGGAAGCCGTGGTCATCACTGATAAGAACACCGGCCGTTCAAAAGGATATGGTTTT GTAACTTTCCGGGATCCAGAGTCTGCTAGGAGAGCCTGTGCTGATCCGACCCCAATTATTGATGGCAGGCGTGCTAATTGTAATTTGGCTTCTCTAGGCCGTCCTCGACCTCCTGTTCCTTATG GACGTTTGAGACCACCTTCTCCATATATTGGAGGTGTGCCACGAGGGGCTTATGTTGGAAGTATTGGCTATCAGCCTCCACTTCCTTACAATTATCAACAAGGATTGATGTACCCTTCTTATGG GTATGCAACATATGGACCTGAATATGTCTATCCTCAG GGTGCTTACAATCCCTATGTGGCTCAGCAGTACCTTCAGATATATGGAGTACCTGGAGCAGTTAATCCAGTTATTTATCCTTATGGGCAATTGGGTCAGACTGTTCCTAGTGGACATGGTTATACAGCTGTACAGGGATATGCAATGCCAAGCCATCAAATAGTGCAGTTTGGTGGAGCCGTTGCTAATGCAATCACAACTTCTCCAATGCCCACAATCCAAACACCATATCCTGGAG GTATAGCGGCATCTGTTCCAACACAGCCACAATTTATTGTTACTACTCCTCAGTTTATGCAAGGTAGTGGTTCTGACCAAACAACTGGGTGA
- the LOC107922257 gene encoding AT-rich interactive domain-containing protein 5 isoform X2, producing the protein MEDTEMLEQQLPEASQVNLVDTAVQEQQSSPPTKDQNANETIADTTSTLPTDVNMTDNPPMPVKPDNISSNGANTDPSDAPPAEPLEQKVNGDATPLRSLAPESGPEKVEKSKSWLLDPEMGEADEAGTPEERAAFMKELESFYKDRSLEFKPPKFYGEPLNCLKLWRAVIKLGGYEVVTASKLWRQVGESFHPPKTCTTVSWTFRIFYEKALLEYEKYKRENGEIQLPASSLPHASGEKESSGFLALGSGRARRDAAARAMQGWHAQRSVGYGEITEPIVKEKIMGSAPKRERHLKSIGLQKQKMPISAELDKSAHDKQLITEIVDVGTPADWVKINVRETDCFEVYALVPGLLREEVRVQSDPAGRVVITGQPEQVDNPWGITPFKKVVNLPSRIDPLLTTAVVSLHGRLLVRVPFEQGSAA; encoded by the exons ATGGAAGATACCGAAATGTTGGAACAGCAGCTGCCTGAGGCTTCCCAAGTTAACCTTGTTGATACTGCTGTCCAAGAGCAACAGTCCTCACCCCCCACTAAGGATCAAAATGCCAATGAAACAATTGCTGATACAACTTCAACCTTGCCCACTGATGTTAACATGACTGATAATCCTCCTATGCCCGTTAAACCTGATAACATATCTTCCAATGGTGCTAATACCGATCCTTCTGATGCTCCTCCTGCTGAACCATTGGAGCAGAAAGTCAATGGAGATGCTACTCCCCTTCGCTCTCTTGCGCCTGAATCTGGACCTGAGAAGGTGGAGAAATCAAAGAGTTGGTTGCTTGATCCTGAG ATGGGGGAGGCTGATGAAGCTGGAACACCAGAGGAGCGAGCAGCATTCATGAAGGAGCTGGAAAGTTTCTATAAGGATAGGTCATTGGAATTCAAGCCCCCTAAATTTTATGGAGAACCGCTAAACTGCCTTAA GTTGTGGAGAGCAGTTATTAAATTGGGTGGCTACGAAGTG GTTACTGCATCAAAGTTATGGCGGCAAGTGGGAGAATCTTTCCACCCCCCAAA GACCTGCACAACTGTCTCTTGGACATTCCGCATATTTTACGAGAAG GCACTGTTAGAATATGAAAAGTATAAGAGAGAGAATGGTGAGATTCAACTTCCTGCTTCTTCACTCCCTCATGCAAGTGGTGAAAAGGAG TCAAGTGGTTTCCTAGCCTTGGGGTCAGGTAGGGCACGCAGGGATGCTGCAGCTCGTGCAATGCAGGGTTGGCATGCTCAACGTTCTGTTGGATATGGTGAGATTACCGAGCCCATTGTGAAG GAGAAAATCATGGGTTCTGCTCCGAAACGTGAAAGACATCTCAAAAGTATTG GTTTGCAGAAGCAGAAGATGCCAATAAGCGCAGAGCTTGATAAATCTGCACATGATAAGCA ACTGATCACTGAAATTGTTGATGTTGGAACCCCTGCTGATTGGGTGAAGATCAATGTCCGTGAAACT GATTGCTTTGAGGTATATGCTCTGGTCCCTGGGCTTCTGCGTGAGGAG GTACGAGTTCAATCAGATCCCGCTGGACGTGTGGTTATCACTGGCCAACCAGAGCAAGTTGACAATCCTTGGGGTATCACGCCCTTTAAGAag GTAGTGAACTTACCATCGAGAATTGATCCGCTTCTGACAACTGCTGTTGTGAGCTTGCATGGTCGACTCCTTGTTCGTGTCCCTTTTGAGCAGGGATCAGCAGCTTGA
- the LOC107922223 gene encoding RNA-binding protein 24-B isoform X1: MAFQQILGPSSGSSSSSGFQYMNSPFGDTTYTKVFVGGLAWETQSETMRRYFEQFGEIVEAVVITDKNTGRSKGYGFVTFRDPESARRACADPTPIIDGRRANCNLASLGRPRPPVPYGINSNLSGRLRPPSPYIGGVPRGAYVGSIGYQPPLPYNYQQGLMYPSYGYATYGPEYVYPQGAYNPYVAQQYLQIYGVPGAVNPVIYPYGQLGQTVPSGHGYTAVQGYAMPSHQIVQFGGAVANAITTSPMPTIQTPYPGGIAASVPTQPQFIVTTPQFMQGSGSDQTTG; this comes from the exons ATGGCGTTTCAGCAAATTCTGGGTCCGAGCTCGGGGTCGAGTTCGAGTTCTGGCTTCCAATACATGAATTCCCCTTTTGGAGATACCACATACACCAAGGTCTTTGTTGGGGGACTCGCTTGGGAAACTCAAAGCGAAACCATGCGCCGATATTTCGAGCAGTTTGGTGAAATCGTGGAAGCCGTGGTCATCACTGATAAGAACACCGGCCGTTCAAAAGGATATGGTTTT GTAACTTTCCGGGATCCAGAGTCTGCTAGGAGAGCCTGTGCTGATCCGACCCCAATTATTGATGGCAGGCGTGCTAATTGTAATTTGGCTTCTCTAGGCCGTCCTCGACCTCCTGTTCCTTATGGTATCAACTCTAATCTGTCCG GACGTTTGAGACCACCTTCTCCATATATTGGAGGTGTGCCACGAGGGGCTTATGTTGGAAGTATTGGCTATCAGCCTCCACTTCCTTACAATTATCAACAAGGATTGATGTACCCTTCTTATGG GTATGCAACATATGGACCTGAATATGTCTATCCTCAG GGTGCTTACAATCCCTATGTGGCTCAGCAGTACCTTCAGATATATGGAGTACCTGGAGCAGTTAATCCAGTTATTTATCCTTATGGGCAATTGGGTCAGACTGTTCCTAGTGGACATGGTTATACAGCTGTACAGGGATATGCAATGCCAAGCCATCAAATAGTGCAGTTTGGTGGAGCCGTTGCTAATGCAATCACAACTTCTCCAATGCCCACAATCCAAACACCATATCCTGGAG GTATAGCGGCATCTGTTCCAACACAGCCACAATTTATTGTTACTACTCCTCAGTTTATGCAAGGTAGTGGTTCTGACCAAACAACTGGGTGA